The following proteins are co-located in the Armatimonadota bacterium genome:
- the sucD gene encoding succinate--CoA ligase subunit alpha, translating to MSILVDETTRVLVQGITGYQGAFHTARMLEFGTRVVAGVTPGKGGERVHGVPVFDTVEEAVRATGATASCVFVPARFACDAVLEAVEAGLDPIVVITEHIPVHDTIRMVEAARRRGIRIIGPNGPGVTSAGKCKIGIMPNNLFRPGPVGLASRSGTLTYEIVASLTRAGIGQSTAVGMGGDPVIGTSFVELLGAFEQDPQTEVVVLVGEIGGTAEEEAAAYIRDRVRKPVVAYVAGRTAPPGKRMGHAGAVISGSEGTAQAKIEALQAAGVAVAELPTQVASLVARVLNGRPVE from the coding sequence TTCTTGTGGACGAGACCACCCGGGTCCTGGTGCAGGGGATCACGGGGTACCAGGGCGCCTTCCACACGGCCCGCATGCTGGAGTTCGGGACCCGGGTGGTGGCGGGCGTCACGCCCGGAAAAGGGGGGGAGCGGGTGCACGGGGTCCCCGTCTTCGACACCGTGGAGGAGGCGGTCCGGGCCACGGGGGCGACCGCCAGCTGCGTGTTCGTGCCTGCCCGGTTCGCTTGCGATGCCGTGCTGGAAGCGGTGGAGGCCGGCCTGGATCCCATCGTGGTGATCACGGAGCACATCCCGGTGCACGACACCATCCGGATGGTGGAGGCGGCTCGGCGCCGGGGGATCCGCATCATCGGTCCCAACGGCCCCGGGGTCACCTCCGCGGGCAAATGCAAGATCGGGATCATGCCGAACAACCTCTTCCGGCCGGGACCCGTGGGCCTCGCCTCCCGCTCGGGAACCCTCACCTACGAGATCGTGGCCTCCCTCACCCGGGCGGGGATCGGACAGTCCACCGCGGTGGGCATGGGTGGGGATCCGGTGATCGGCACGAGCTTCGTGGAACTCCTGGGAGCCTTCGAACAGGATCCTCAGACGGAGGTGGTGGTGCTCGTGGGTGAGATCGGGGGGACCGCGGAGGAGGAGGCTGCGGCCTACATCCGGGATCGCGTGCGCAAGCCCGTGGTGGCGTACGTGGCAGGCCGGACCGCTCCTCCCGGCAAGCGCATGGGGCATGCGGGGGCCGTGATCTCCGGCAGCGAGGGAACCGCCCAGGCGAAGATCGAGGCTCTGCAGGCCGCGGGGGTGGCGGTGGCGGAGCTGCCCACCCAGGTCGCTTCCCTGGTGGCCCGGGTCCTGAACGGACGGCCCGTGGAGTGA